A single genomic interval of uncultured Sunxiuqinia sp. harbors:
- a CDS encoding MFS transporter: MSLNQVTEKVSKYRWTIVAMLFMATTVNYLDRQVLSLTWKDFIAPEFHWTDNDYGTITAWFSAFYAIGLLFAGRFVDWLDTKKGYMWAIGIWSVGAVLHAFCGIATSGIVSGHWLVGFGEAREHIEQFINTTGDIARVLNVSVVLFIFARLVLAIGEAGNFPAAIKTTAEYFPKKDRAYATSIFNAGATVGALAAPVTIPLLAKHFGWEAAFIVIGGLGFIWMGWWQFGYAKPDKHPKVNKAELEYINLDDDDPDAGKTDEEIAAKGKKMSMIKLLKYRQTWAFAFGKFMTDGVWWFYLFWTPAYLSSVYGMETSDTAAQLALFVLYAITLFSIIGGWLPTYFVENKGMHPYAGRMKAMLIFAFFPLLAVFAQPLGHLTYWFPVIIIGIAGAAHQAWSANIFTTVSDMFPKAAVATVTGIGGLAGGLGSVLINKGSGLLFDFSRGSTMVLDLEVPMTRDLFESGSQFVREPMNFLGYVGIEAGYFIIFGICAIAYLIGWVVMKSLVPKYKPITNLD, encoded by the coding sequence ATGTCGTTAAATCAAGTTACAGAGAAAGTGTCCAAATACCGGTGGACAATTGTGGCTATGTTGTTTATGGCAACTACTGTAAACTACTTAGACCGCCAGGTACTATCGTTAACCTGGAAAGATTTTATTGCTCCGGAGTTCCACTGGACAGATAATGATTATGGAACGATCACTGCATGGTTCTCTGCATTCTATGCTATTGGCCTTTTGTTTGCTGGTCGATTTGTCGATTGGTTAGATACCAAAAAAGGATATATGTGGGCCATCGGCATTTGGTCGGTTGGAGCTGTTTTACACGCATTTTGTGGAATTGCTACCTCCGGAATAGTTTCTGGCCATTGGTTGGTAGGCTTTGGAGAAGCACGTGAACACATTGAACAATTTATTAATACAACTGGTGATATTGCCAGAGTATTAAATGTGAGTGTTGTACTCTTTATTTTTGCTCGTTTAGTATTGGCAATCGGAGAGGCAGGTAACTTCCCAGCTGCGATTAAAACAACTGCTGAATATTTCCCCAAAAAAGACCGCGCTTATGCGACATCTATTTTTAACGCTGGAGCAACAGTCGGTGCGTTAGCTGCGCCTGTTACTATTCCATTATTGGCGAAACATTTTGGATGGGAAGCTGCTTTTATTGTGATTGGTGGTCTCGGTTTTATATGGATGGGATGGTGGCAGTTTGGTTATGCTAAGCCGGATAAGCATCCTAAAGTGAATAAAGCTGAGTTGGAATATATTAACTTAGATGATGATGATCCGGATGCAGGAAAAACGGATGAAGAGATTGCTGCTAAAGGTAAGAAGATGAGCATGATTAAACTGTTGAAATACAGACAAACATGGGCTTTCGCTTTTGGTAAATTTATGACTGATGGTGTGTGGTGGTTCTATTTGTTTTGGACTCCGGCATACTTGAGCTCGGTATATGGAATGGAAACTTCTGATACGGCAGCACAATTAGCTCTGTTTGTTCTATATGCAATTACACTATTTTCAATTATTGGTGGTTGGTTACCCACTTACTTTGTTGAAAACAAAGGAATGCATCCTTACGCAGGCCGAATGAAAGCAATGTTGATTTTTGCCTTTTTCCCATTGTTAGCTGTATTTGCGCAACCGTTGGGACACTTAACATACTGGTTTCCGGTTATTATTATTGGTATAGCAGGTGCTGCACACCAAGCGTGGTCTGCAAATATCTTTACCACCGTGAGTGATATGTTTCCTAAAGCTGCAGTAGCAACAGTTACTGGTATTGGTGGGTTAGCTGGTGGCTTAGGATCAGTATTAATTAATAAAGGTTCGGGGTTATTATTCGACTTCTCGAGAGGATCAACTATGGTGCTTGATCTGGAAGTACCAATGACCAGAGATTTATTTGAGAGTGGTTCTCAATTTGTCAGAGAACCGATGAACTTCCTCGGATATGTGGGGATTGAAGCTGGTTATTTTATTATTTTCGGAATATGTGCTATTGCTTACCTCATTGGCTGGGTCGTAATGAAATCTTTGGTACCAAAATACAAACCTATTACGAATTTGGATTAG
- a CDS encoding pitrilysin family protein, which yields MIDRTIQPPIYETKKPLIIKPVSLQLNNDIPVHFLQAGTQEVTRLEFVFDAGLWYEDKPLQAVLTNAMLQEGSANYSGARIAEIFDFRGAYIQFVSDHHLGTISLISLNKHLPYLLPVVEDLIKRPSFDANEFETLSKRRKQRFLLENEKVKVLCQKKFSEGLFGKNHPYSHTVTADDFDRLASSDLADFYQRFYHAENCQIMASGNMDASLLELLNKHFGDSNWRGEKQVQQKRTIQQLQEKQLRVVKNDAIQSAIRVGRLMVRKDHSDYIGLQVLNTVLGGYFSSRLMMNIREEKGYTYGIGSSVMSLNEAGYFVIATETDKKYEEATITEIFLELKKLREELIPEAELSRVCQYLLGEFVRDFDGPFAQAQSFRAVNDFGLGYEFYEQYYQLLKAIKPEDLQLLAQKYFNDDDFYTVIAGA from the coding sequence ATGATAGATCGTACGATACAACCACCCATTTACGAAACAAAGAAACCGCTAATTATTAAGCCCGTATCTTTGCAGCTTAATAATGATATTCCGGTGCATTTTCTTCAGGCCGGAACGCAGGAAGTAACCCGCTTAGAGTTTGTTTTTGATGCTGGTCTTTGGTACGAAGATAAGCCCTTGCAAGCTGTACTTACAAATGCCATGTTGCAAGAAGGAAGTGCGAATTATTCAGGTGCACGGATTGCTGAAATCTTTGATTTTAGAGGAGCCTATATTCAGTTTGTCTCCGATCATCATTTGGGAACTATTAGCCTGATCAGCCTGAATAAACATTTGCCTTATTTGTTACCGGTTGTCGAAGATTTAATCAAGCGACCATCGTTCGATGCAAATGAATTTGAAACGCTGTCGAAACGAAGAAAGCAACGCTTTTTACTAGAAAATGAGAAGGTAAAAGTACTTTGCCAAAAGAAGTTTTCAGAAGGATTGTTTGGCAAGAATCATCCCTATTCGCATACTGTTACTGCTGATGATTTTGATCGTTTGGCAAGTTCTGATTTGGCGGATTTCTACCAAAGATTTTATCATGCCGAAAATTGTCAGATTATGGCTTCTGGAAACATGGATGCCAGTTTGCTAGAACTACTAAATAAGCATTTTGGTGATTCGAATTGGAGAGGAGAGAAGCAGGTTCAACAAAAAAGAACGATTCAGCAATTGCAGGAAAAGCAACTACGCGTTGTTAAAAATGACGCCATTCAATCAGCAATTCGGGTTGGACGTTTGATGGTAAGAAAGGATCATTCGGATTATATCGGTTTACAGGTTTTGAATACTGTTTTGGGTGGATATTTCAGCTCTCGGCTCATGATGAATATTCGCGAGGAAAAAGGCTATACTTATGGAATTGGTTCGTCAGTGATGAGTTTAAATGAAGCCGGTTATTTTGTAATTGCTACCGAAACTGATAAAAAATATGAGGAGGCGACGATTACAGAAATATTCCTGGAACTGAAAAAGCTTCGTGAAGAATTAATCCCTGAAGCAGAGTTGAGTCGGGTTTGCCAATACTTATTAGGCGAATTTGTTCGCGATTTTGATGGCCCGTTTGCACAGGCTCAGTCATTTCGAGCGGTGAACGATTTTGGTTTGGGCTACGAATTTTACGAGCAATATTATCAGCTTTTGAAAGCTATTAAACCGGAAGATTTGCAGTTATTAGCACAAAAATATTTTAATGACGACGATTTTTATACCGTAATTGCAGGCGCTTAA
- a CDS encoding pitrilysin family protein — protein sequence MVKFYREQLENGLQLIIYPDYSTPMVALDVCYHVGAKNESPERTGFAHLFEHLMFGGTKNIPNYDDALQQAGGENNAYTTNDLTNYYLTVPKENLEIGFWLESDRMLELDFSQEKLDIQRNVVIEEFKQRNLNQPYGDVWPLLRELTYKVHPYQWQTIGKNISHIEDASLQEVKDFFYRFYAPDNAALILSGNVDRDECLRLAIKWFGSIPSRNVKKGAIPIEPEQASFREMTVVRDVPDTALYMAFHIAGRTQREYYICDLISDVLSNGNSSRMYQRLIKEQKLFIELDAYLSGDHDPGLFIVSGKLANGVTIEQAKKAVWIELKSMQQELVPTIELEKVKNKLEANLVYSQMNYLHMAQELASFENIDRAERINEQIDIYRSVASADLMITAQKIFSEPNCSQLNYLAKK from the coding sequence ATGGTAAAATTTTACCGTGAACAGCTTGAAAATGGGCTGCAGTTAATTATTTATCCGGATTACTCAACACCAATGGTTGCGCTGGATGTATGTTATCATGTTGGAGCTAAAAATGAATCTCCGGAACGAACAGGCTTTGCTCACTTGTTTGAGCACCTCATGTTTGGTGGCACTAAAAACATTCCGAATTACGATGATGCTTTGCAGCAAGCAGGGGGAGAGAATAATGCCTACACAACGAATGATTTGACGAATTACTATTTGACAGTTCCTAAAGAAAATTTAGAAATTGGCTTTTGGTTGGAATCAGACCGCATGTTGGAACTGGATTTTTCTCAGGAAAAGCTCGATATTCAGAGAAATGTGGTGATTGAAGAGTTTAAACAACGAAACCTCAATCAACCTTATGGCGATGTTTGGCCGTTACTACGCGAACTGACTTACAAGGTTCATCCTTATCAGTGGCAAACCATCGGAAAGAATATTAGCCACATTGAAGATGCCAGTCTGCAAGAAGTTAAAGATTTCTTCTATCGCTTTTATGCGCCCGATAATGCCGCTTTGATTTTAAGTGGAAATGTGGATCGTGACGAATGCCTACGTTTGGCGATTAAGTGGTTTGGCTCAATTCCGAGCCGAAATGTAAAAAAGGGCGCCATTCCAATAGAGCCGGAACAAGCAAGTTTTAGGGAAATGACTGTTGTGCGAGATGTGCCGGACACAGCTTTGTATATGGCCTTTCATATAGCTGGCAGGACTCAGCGCGAGTATTATATTTGTGATTTGATCTCAGATGTGCTGTCCAACGGAAACAGCTCGCGCATGTATCAGCGGTTAATTAAAGAGCAAAAATTATTTATTGAACTGGATGCTTATCTTTCCGGAGACCACGATCCGGGCTTGTTTATTGTCTCTGGTAAGTTAGCTAACGGCGTTACGATTGAGCAAGCGAAAAAAGCAGTTTGGATCGAGTTGAAAAGCATGCAACAAGAGTTGGTGCCAACTATTGAGCTTGAAAAAGTGAAAAATAAGTTGGAGGCTAACCTAGTTTATTCACAGATGAATTACCTGCATATGGCTCAGGAACTGGCAAGTTTTGAAAACATTGATCGGGCTGAACGAATTAACGAGCAAATTGATATTTATCGTTCGGTGGCCAGTGCCGACTTGATGATAACTGCCCAGAAGATCTTTTCAGAACCTAATTGCTCACAACTTAATTATCTAGCAAAAAAATGA
- a CDS encoding bifunctional 4-hydroxy-2-oxoglutarate aldolase/2-dehydro-3-deoxy-phosphogluconate aldolase — protein sequence MARFSRIQVAQVMKETGIVPVFYHADVELCKQVIKACYDGGIRVFEFTNRGDFAAEVFGELTKWSAKECPEMIMGVGSIIDEATTALYISIGANFIVSPLIDEGMAKVCNKRKIAWSPGCGSVTEIGRAHELGCEVVKIFPGSSVGGPEFVKGVMGPMPYASIMPTGGVSPDEENLTSWFKAGVHCVGMGSQLFPKDVLAKKDFSYISTKCKEAISIVGKLR from the coding sequence ATGGCTAGATTTTCGAGAATACAAGTAGCGCAAGTGATGAAAGAAACTGGTATTGTCCCAGTATTTTATCACGCTGATGTTGAATTGTGTAAACAAGTTATTAAAGCTTGTTACGATGGTGGAATTCGGGTGTTCGAATTTACGAACCGTGGTGATTTTGCTGCTGAGGTTTTTGGTGAATTAACAAAATGGTCGGCTAAAGAATGCCCTGAAATGATCATGGGAGTTGGTTCAATTATCGATGAGGCAACTACTGCATTGTATATTTCTATTGGTGCAAACTTTATTGTTTCTCCGTTGATTGACGAAGGAATGGCAAAAGTTTGTAACAAACGTAAAATTGCCTGGAGCCCAGGTTGTGGATCAGTAACTGAAATTGGCCGTGCGCACGAGCTCGGTTGCGAAGTCGTAAAAATATTCCCTGGTTCTTCGGTTGGCGGACCTGAGTTTGTTAAAGGTGTGATGGGGCCAATGCCATATGCAAGCATTATGCCTACTGGAGGGGTTTCTCCGGATGAAGAAAACCTGACTAGCTGGTTTAAAGCTGGTGTGCATTGTGTAGGAATGGGGTCACAGTTATTTCCTAAAGATGTGTTAGCAAAAAAAGATTTTTCCTATATTTCGACGAAATGTAAAGAGGCTATTAGTATCGTGGGAAAATTACGCTAA
- a CDS encoding nitronate monooxygenase produces MATCSCSLFVLCLSVAEIGLQKKVIKRISVTFAPSKNKSLVYDILKVELGMRNRITELFGIKYPVISGGMVWCSGWKLAAAVSNNGGLGLIGSGSMHPETLLEHIQKIKKATNKPFGVNVPLLYPQIDEIMKIIVAEKVPIVFTSAGSPKKWTGFLKEQGIIVAHVIASSYFAKKCEEAGVDAIVAEGFEAGGHNGREETTTMTLIPSVRKATSLPVMAAGGIGSGKAMLAAMALGADGVQVGSRFALTQESSAHDNFKKLVAELGEGATKLSLKKLAPVRLIKNDFFKQVAEAELRGADAGELSILLGKGRAKRGMFEGDLEQGELEIGQVVAQFEDIPSAGEVMTRLIAEYEQVRTELVEGASFNF; encoded by the coding sequence GTGGCTACTTGTAGTTGCTCTCTTTTTGTATTATGCTTGTCAGTCGCTGAAATAGGGTTGCAAAAAAAAGTTATCAAGAGGATTTCTGTTACCTTTGCACCTTCAAAAAACAAGTCGTTGGTTTACGATATATTAAAAGTAGAATTAGGTATGCGAAATAGAATTACAGAACTGTTCGGGATAAAATATCCTGTTATATCTGGCGGGATGGTTTGGTGCAGTGGATGGAAACTAGCAGCGGCTGTCAGTAATAACGGTGGACTTGGATTGATTGGTTCCGGTTCAATGCACCCAGAAACATTACTCGAACACATTCAGAAGATCAAAAAAGCTACCAATAAGCCTTTTGGCGTAAATGTTCCTCTGTTATATCCGCAGATCGATGAGATTATGAAAATCATTGTTGCAGAGAAAGTGCCTATCGTTTTCACCTCGGCAGGAAGTCCAAAAAAATGGACCGGATTTTTGAAGGAACAAGGCATAATTGTAGCTCACGTTATCGCCAGTTCGTACTTCGCAAAAAAGTGCGAAGAGGCCGGGGTTGATGCTATTGTAGCCGAAGGATTTGAAGCTGGCGGACATAATGGTCGCGAGGAAACAACCACCATGACCCTAATCCCATCGGTGCGAAAAGCCACTTCGCTACCCGTAATGGCAGCCGGAGGTATTGGCAGTGGTAAAGCGATGTTAGCAGCGATGGCACTCGGTGCAGATGGAGTTCAGGTTGGAAGTCGGTTCGCACTTACTCAGGAGTCATCGGCTCACGATAACTTTAAGAAGTTAGTTGCCGAATTGGGCGAAGGGGCGACAAAACTATCGCTTAAAAAACTGGCGCCAGTTCGACTGATTAAAAATGATTTTTTTAAGCAGGTTGCTGAAGCTGAGTTGCGAGGTGCTGATGCCGGAGAGCTCAGTATTTTACTTGGTAAAGGACGAGCAAAACGGGGAATGTTTGAAGGTGACCTAGAGCAAGGTGAGCTCGAAATAGGGCAGGTTGTAGCACAATTTGAAGATATTCCATCGGCCGGAGAAGTGATGACCCGCTTGATTGCGGAATATGAACAAGTACGAACAGAGCTTGTTGAAGGTGCTAGTTTCAATTTTTAA
- a CDS encoding DMT family transporter — protein sequence MKNLFSNTIFLAIVACLLWSSAFVGVKIGLQYHTPFQFAGVRFTLSGLMLFFFFNSYRKYMAQIKEHWRFISLIGLLQTVIQYMFFYSGINLLPASIAALIIGSSPLFISVVSHFSFQNDKMNWLKTISILLGVVGVAIISLGRRELPSGVKISLLGIALLLANNFVSGFSNVLVAKKPARLTPIVLSSSSLFFGGIGLIIISIPVEGYGIKSLAPEYFVALAWLSFLSAAAFTIWFGLLQRPGVKVSVLNTWKFLVPVAGAMLSWMIIPDESPDLISIAGMLVIASSLLLLNYSNRKAARLERENAKAI from the coding sequence ATGAAGAACCTTTTTTCAAATACTATTTTTTTGGCTATCGTAGCTTGCCTGTTGTGGTCTTCGGCTTTTGTTGGTGTGAAAATCGGTTTGCAATATCACACACCATTCCAGTTTGCAGGAGTGCGGTTTACTCTTTCTGGTTTAATGCTGTTTTTCTTTTTCAACAGCTACCGAAAATACATGGCACAGATCAAGGAGCATTGGCGGTTCATTTCTCTGATCGGATTGCTTCAAACAGTCATTCAATACATGTTTTTTTATTCGGGAATTAACTTGCTTCCGGCTTCCATAGCCGCACTAATCATAGGCTCTTCGCCATTGTTTATCTCGGTGGTTTCACACTTTAGTTTCCAGAATGATAAAATGAATTGGCTGAAAACCATAAGCATTTTGTTGGGAGTTGTTGGCGTAGCAATCATTAGTCTCGGGCGGAGAGAATTGCCTTCGGGTGTAAAAATAAGTCTGCTTGGAATTGCATTGCTTTTGGCGAATAATTTTGTTTCGGGCTTCTCGAATGTGTTGGTTGCTAAAAAGCCGGCACGCTTGACTCCAATCGTTTTAAGCTCATCGTCGCTATTTTTTGGCGGAATTGGGTTGATCATTATTTCAATCCCAGTTGAAGGTTATGGCATAAAATCATTAGCTCCTGAGTATTTTGTCGCACTAGCGTGGTTGAGCTTCTTGTCGGCAGCAGCTTTTACAATCTGGTTTGGTTTGTTGCAACGCCCGGGAGTTAAAGTCTCAGTTCTGAATACCTGGAAGTTTTTAGTTCCGGTAGCCGGAGCAATGTTAAGTTGGATGATCATACCCGATGAATCCCCGGATTTGATTTCTATTGCGGGTATGTTGGTCATTGCGTCATCTTTGTTGCTTTTGAATTATTCGAACCGAAAAGCTGCAAGGTTGGAACGCGAAAATGCCAAGGCCATTTGA
- a CDS encoding sugar kinase — protein MNKKVVTFGEIMLRLATPGYLRFNQADSLNATFGGGEANVAVSLANYGIPVDFVTRLPKNDIARACKMDLRGYGVGVDKIIEGGDRVGIYFLETGAVSRGSKVVYDRAHSAISEIKPGMIDWDEVFEGAGWFHWTGITPAISQGAADVCLEAIQKANEKGITVSCDLNYRKNLWKYGKSCGEVMPALVAGTDVILGNEEDAAMALDIHPEGVDVTGGHVEGAAYESVSKQIMAKFPRCKKVITTLRGSINANHNSWAGVLWDGKKLFESRQYQITHIVDRVGGGDSFMGGLIYGLLTYPDDDQNALEFAVAASCLKHTIYGDYNQATLEEVEKLMGGDASGRVAR, from the coding sequence ATGAATAAAAAAGTTGTAACGTTTGGAGAGATCATGTTGCGCTTAGCAACTCCAGGGTATTTAAGGTTTAATCAGGCTGATAGTCTGAACGCCACTTTTGGTGGTGGAGAAGCTAATGTAGCCGTTTCGTTGGCTAACTACGGTATTCCTGTTGATTTTGTAACTCGTCTTCCTAAAAATGACATAGCCCGCGCCTGTAAAATGGATTTGAGAGGATATGGAGTAGGAGTAGACAAGATTATTGAAGGTGGAGACCGTGTAGGTATTTACTTCCTTGAAACTGGTGCGGTAAGCCGCGGTAGTAAAGTCGTTTATGACCGTGCCCATTCTGCGATTTCTGAAATTAAGCCAGGAATGATTGATTGGGATGAAGTATTTGAAGGAGCAGGCTGGTTTCACTGGACTGGTATCACTCCAGCAATCTCACAAGGCGCTGCCGATGTTTGTTTGGAAGCTATTCAGAAAGCAAATGAAAAAGGGATCACGGTATCATGTGATTTGAACTACCGCAAAAACTTGTGGAAATATGGTAAATCATGTGGCGAAGTAATGCCAGCATTGGTTGCCGGAACCGATGTGATTTTAGGTAACGAAGAAGATGCTGCTATGGCTTTGGATATCCATCCTGAAGGAGTAGATGTAACAGGTGGTCATGTTGAAGGAGCTGCTTATGAATCAGTTTCGAAACAAATTATGGCTAAATTCCCTCGCTGTAAAAAGGTAATTACAACTTTGCGTGGTTCAATCAATGCAAATCACAACAGCTGGGCTGGTGTACTTTGGGATGGCAAGAAGCTATTCGAATCTCGTCAGTACCAGATTACTCACATTGTTGACCGTGTTGGTGGTGGTGATTCTTTTATGGGTGGTTTAATTTACGGATTATTGACTTATCCGGACGATGATCAGAATGCACTGGAATTTGCAGTAGCTGCTTCTTGTTTGAAGCACACGATCTATGGCGATTACAACCAGGCTACACTGGAAGAAGTAGAGAAATTAATGGGTGGCGATGCGTCAGGACGTGTTGCTCGTTAA